In the Variovorax sp. S12S4 genome, one interval contains:
- the tssG gene encoding type VI secretion system baseplate subunit TssG: MSAAQGGSVGARVDNALREWSAEPWAFDYFAVLRRLESIAATTPRWGRALLPNAEPVRVGQEPSLSFAPASFSRFEPATAYSPPRLRQHFFSYIGPNGPLPVHLSDFIRERSINQGDPTWLAFLDSFSHRFSLHFYRAWAQSRPAVALDRPNEDRFRLQVGALVGIGAPGRIGRDEVHDDARLHFSGWLARRVHNVEGVESVLCRYFGVPVKLERWVGHWMSLPTGELTRLGQGETSRSMGMGAMLGTRAWDRQHRVRLHVGPLTLDQYRMFLPIGDAQPVLQRWMQQLLGDELEWDAQLALQGAQVPPTRLGQAKGNAPRLGWIAWLGQRPRSRDAADVRIASQPAGANQRPHALPLQ, translated from the coding sequence GTGAGCGCCGCCCAGGGCGGGTCCGTCGGCGCGCGCGTGGACAACGCGCTGCGCGAGTGGTCGGCCGAGCCCTGGGCCTTCGACTACTTTGCGGTGCTGCGGCGGCTGGAATCGATTGCCGCAACCACGCCGCGCTGGGGCCGCGCGCTGTTGCCGAATGCGGAGCCGGTGCGCGTGGGGCAGGAGCCTTCGCTTTCGTTTGCGCCCGCCAGCTTCAGCCGCTTCGAGCCCGCCACCGCCTATTCACCGCCGCGCCTGCGCCAGCATTTCTTCAGCTACATCGGCCCCAACGGCCCGCTGCCGGTGCACCTGAGCGACTTCATTCGCGAGCGCAGCATCAACCAGGGCGACCCGACGTGGCTGGCTTTCCTGGACAGCTTCTCGCATCGTTTCTCGCTGCACTTCTACCGGGCGTGGGCGCAGTCGCGGCCGGCCGTGGCGCTCGACCGGCCGAACGAAGACAGGTTCAGGCTGCAGGTCGGTGCGCTGGTCGGCATCGGCGCGCCGGGGCGCATCGGGCGCGACGAGGTGCACGACGACGCGCGCCTGCATTTTTCAGGCTGGCTGGCGCGGCGCGTGCACAACGTGGAAGGCGTGGAGTCGGTGCTGTGCCGCTACTTCGGCGTGCCGGTCAAGCTGGAGCGCTGGGTCGGCCACTGGATGAGCCTGCCGACCGGCGAGCTCACGCGGCTTGGCCAGGGCGAGACCTCGCGCTCCATGGGCATGGGCGCCATGCTCGGCACGCGCGCGTGGGACCGGCAGCACCGCGTGCGGCTGCACGTGGGCCCGCTCACGCTCGACCAGTACCGCATGTTTCTTCCCATCGGCGATGCGCAGCCCGTGCTGCAGCGCTGGATGCAGCAGCTGCTCGGCGACGAGCTCGAGTGGGACGCGCAGCTTGCACTGCAAGGCGCGCAGGTGCCGCCCACGCGGCTGGGCCAGGCGAAGGGCAATGCGCCGCGCCTCGGATGGATTGCGTGGCTCGGACAAAGGCCGCGCTCGCGCGACGCGGCCGACGTGCGCATTGCAAGCCAGCCGGCCGGCGCGAACCAGCGGCCGCACGCGCTTCCACTTCAATAA
- the tssF gene encoding type VI secretion system baseplate subunit TssF: protein MDPRLLNLYEQELRYFRESSSEFARAFPKIAHRLGIEGQEVADPYVERLIEATAFLSARVGLKLDAEYPRFTGHLLDIVYPHFLAPTPAMAIVSVVPDADDAKLATGPTLPRGSGLRARQAVGQNTHCEFRTASALRVWPIEILRAQYFTYAPDLPLNAHPQSRAIRGGLRIALRATAGLNFSQIAMDELLLHFGGAEDVAWQLHECALGQPVGVLVRPMAPGGAMQGAMKTLPGSAIQPVGFEEDEALLPVTATGFSGFRLLQEYFAFPQRFQFARIGGLQPLLADMAVTEVEVVLLFSRGDAALEKLVSADNVQLHCVPVANLFSKRLDRVPVSEGVSQFHLVPDRTRPQDFEVHTVTEVTGHGAPGTAEVAAEQSFRPFYSAFHGSRHAHPAYYTTTREPRMLSVRQRTEGHRSSHIGSEVYMQIVDPQQAPYSTALRQLAVTALCTNRDLPLLMPLGRDNDFDCIDSFPAQRVRMVRGPSRPVSPVVSQGLGWRVVDHLALNYLSLSDSTPEQGAAALRETLMLYAAHADEMRQGQVRGLLSVKSKPVARRLPLPGPIAFGRGLEVTLEVDKDAFHGHSVFLFGAVMARYLARHVEVNHFVEAVLRIAGKGEIMRWRPLCGTRQIL from the coding sequence ATGGACCCCAGGTTGCTGAACCTGTATGAACAGGAACTGCGCTACTTCCGCGAAAGCTCTTCGGAGTTTGCGCGCGCCTTTCCGAAGATTGCGCATCGCCTGGGCATTGAAGGTCAGGAGGTTGCCGACCCGTATGTCGAGCGGCTGATCGAGGCCACCGCATTTCTCTCGGCACGCGTGGGGCTGAAGCTCGATGCCGAATACCCGCGCTTCACGGGGCATCTGCTCGACATCGTCTATCCGCACTTCCTGGCGCCCACGCCGGCCATGGCCATTGTGTCGGTGGTGCCGGACGCCGACGACGCCAAGCTTGCCACCGGCCCGACGCTGCCGCGCGGCAGCGGGCTGCGCGCGCGGCAGGCGGTGGGGCAGAACACGCATTGCGAATTCCGCACGGCCAGTGCCCTGCGCGTCTGGCCCATCGAAATTCTGCGGGCCCAGTACTTCACCTATGCGCCGGACCTGCCGCTGAATGCGCACCCGCAGTCGCGCGCGATTCGCGGCGGGTTGCGCATTGCGCTGCGCGCCACGGCGGGGCTGAACTTCAGCCAGATCGCCATGGACGAGCTGCTGCTGCACTTCGGCGGCGCCGAAGACGTGGCGTGGCAACTGCACGAATGCGCGCTGGGCCAGCCCGTGGGCGTGCTGGTGCGGCCGATGGCGCCCGGCGGCGCAATGCAGGGCGCGATGAAGACGCTGCCCGGCAGCGCCATCCAGCCGGTGGGCTTCGAGGAAGACGAGGCGCTGCTGCCGGTCACGGCCACCGGCTTCTCGGGCTTCAGGCTGCTGCAGGAGTACTTCGCGTTTCCGCAGCGATTCCAGTTCGCCCGCATCGGCGGCCTGCAGCCGCTGCTGGCGGACATGGCCGTGACGGAAGTCGAGGTCGTGCTGCTCTTCTCGCGCGGCGATGCGGCGCTCGAAAAACTGGTGAGTGCGGACAACGTGCAGCTGCATTGCGTGCCGGTGGCCAACCTCTTCAGCAAGCGGCTCGACCGCGTACCCGTGTCGGAAGGCGTGAGCCAGTTCCACCTGGTGCCCGACCGCACGCGCCCGCAGGATTTTGAAGTGCACACGGTGACCGAGGTCACCGGGCACGGCGCACCCGGCACGGCGGAAGTGGCCGCCGAACAGTCGTTTCGCCCGTTCTATTCGGCCTTTCATGGCAGCCGCCATGCGCACCCGGCCTACTACACGACCACGCGCGAGCCGCGCATGCTCTCTGTGCGCCAGCGCACCGAGGGGCACCGCAGCAGCCATATCGGCTCCGAGGTGTACATGCAGATCGTCGATCCGCAGCAGGCGCCGTATTCGACCGCGCTGCGCCAGCTGGCGGTGACGGCGCTGTGCACCAACCGCGACTTGCCGCTCCTGATGCCGCTGGGCCGCGACAACGATTTCGATTGCATCGACTCTTTTCCAGCGCAGCGCGTGCGAATGGTGCGCGGGCCTTCGCGGCCGGTGTCGCCCGTGGTCAGCCAGGGCCTCGGTTGGCGCGTGGTCGACCACCTGGCGCTCAACTACCTGTCGCTCTCGGACAGCACGCCCGAGCAGGGCGCCGCCGCATTGCGAGAAACCTTGATGCTCTACGCCGCGCACGCGGATGAAATGCGCCAGGGCCAGGTGCGCGGCCTGTTGTCGGTGAAGAGCAAGCCCGTGGCGCGCAGGCTGCCGCTGCCCGGCCCGATCGCGTTCGGCCGCGGTCTCGAAGTGACGCTCGAGGTCGACAAGGATGCGTTCCACGGCCACAGCGTCTTTCTTTTTGGCGCCGTGATGGCGCGCTACCTGGCGCGCCACGTGGAGGTCAACCACTTTGTCGAGGCCGTGCTGCGTATTGCGGGCAAGGGCGAAATCATGCGCTGGAGGCCGCTGTGCGGGACACGCCAGATTCTGTGA
- the tssE gene encoding type VI secretion system baseplate subunit TssE, giving the protein MAELTAQERLQPSLLDRLVDHAPDEKRESDDKRTLTKQALRQAVLRDLGWLFNATSYGLAMDDKRFPNAARSVINYGLPMLSGQYTSSVQRVSMEQALKNAILQFEPRILSRTLEVELVMEGSALDSHNSIGLQIRGMLWAQPVPLEFLMRSRVDLEEGRIEIVDMAQSQR; this is encoded by the coding sequence ATGGCTGAACTCACCGCGCAGGAGCGGCTGCAGCCGTCGCTGCTCGACCGCCTCGTCGACCATGCACCCGACGAGAAGCGCGAGAGCGACGACAAGCGCACGCTCACCAAGCAGGCGCTGCGCCAAGCGGTGCTGCGCGACCTCGGATGGCTTTTCAATGCCACCAGCTACGGCCTTGCCATGGACGACAAGCGCTTTCCCAATGCGGCGCGCTCCGTCATCAATTACGGATTGCCTATGCTGTCTGGCCAGTACACCTCGTCGGTGCAGCGTGTCAGCATGGAGCAGGCTTTGAAGAACGCAATCCTGCAGTTCGAGCCACGCATCCTGTCCCGCACTCTCGAAGTTGAACTCGTCATGGAAGGCTCGGCATTGGACTCCCACAACAGCATCGGCCTGCAGATCCGCGGCATGCTGTGGGCGCAGCCCGTGCCGCTCGAGTTCCTGATGCGCAGCCGCGTCGACCTGGAAGAAGGCCGCATAGAGATCGTGGACATGGCGCAATCCCAGAGGTAA
- a CDS encoding type VI secretion system accessory protein TagJ, translating into MTASELLKAADPVAALKALSDEVRAKPSDSKHRVFMAQLLCVLGQWERALNQLTVAAELDALAVPMKQVYGEAVRCEGLRAEVFAGKRTPMVFGQPDEWLALLIESLLRQGRGEDGMAEDLRQRAFDAAPAIGGTIDGAPFEWLADADMRLGPVLEAFVNGKYYWIPYVRLAHVKIEPPEDLRDCVWMPAHLQFENGGETLALIPTRYEGSEKSEDGELQLARKTEWRELRPEVWIGSGQRVLGSDAGEYALMDVREILFTPGASAAAAEAGTPAEDGTDG; encoded by the coding sequence ATGACCGCATCCGAACTGCTGAAGGCCGCCGATCCGGTGGCCGCGCTCAAGGCACTGAGCGACGAAGTGCGCGCCAAGCCGTCCGACAGCAAGCACCGCGTCTTCATGGCGCAGTTGCTCTGCGTGCTGGGCCAATGGGAGCGCGCGCTCAACCAGCTCACCGTGGCGGCCGAGCTCGACGCGCTGGCCGTGCCGATGAAGCAGGTGTATGGCGAGGCCGTGCGCTGCGAGGGCCTGCGGGCCGAAGTGTTCGCGGGCAAGCGCACGCCCATGGTGTTCGGCCAGCCGGACGAATGGCTGGCGCTGCTGATCGAATCGCTGCTGCGCCAGGGCCGCGGTGAAGACGGCATGGCCGAAGACCTGCGCCAGCGCGCCTTCGACGCCGCACCGGCCATCGGCGGCACCATCGACGGCGCACCCTTCGAATGGCTGGCCGATGCCGACATGCGCCTCGGCCCGGTGCTCGAAGCTTTCGTCAACGGCAAGTACTACTGGATTCCCTATGTGCGGCTCGCGCACGTCAAGATCGAGCCGCCCGAAGACCTGCGCGATTGCGTCTGGATGCCCGCGCACCTGCAGTTCGAAAACGGCGGCGAGACGCTTGCGCTGATTCCGACGCGCTACGAGGGCAGCGAGAAAAGCGAAGACGGCGAGCTGCAGCTCGCACGCAAGACCGAGTGGCGCGAACTGCGTCCCGAGGTGTGGATCGGCAGCGGCCAGCGCGTGCTGGGCAGCGACGCCGGCGAGTACGCGCTGATGGACGTGCGCGAGATCCTGTTCACGCCGGGCGCCAGCGCCGCCGCCGCGGAGGCCGGCACGCCTGCCGAGGACGGCACCGATGGCTGA